The Brassica oleracea var. oleracea cultivar TO1000 chromosome C6, BOL, whole genome shotgun sequence genomic interval AAGGCTTGCTTCTTGCTTCGTACTATCTCTGTAAAGATCTGGTTGCTGCTGATTCTGGGTGTATGGCATCTCTTAAAGAGTTGTTACCTGGAGAAAAACTGAAAAGCTTGCTAGCTTTTGCACCCACTGCGCAGGCTCAGTCAGCTGTCTTTGATATTCTTGCTATGGTCTCCCCTGAGACCGTCTCTGATGTACTAGAGGATTGCATGAGTTTGGTTGTGAATTGTGGTGGTTTGCCTGGTGATGAAGGACGACAGGTCGAGATGAGGTCTGTACACAAGTTACTCCTCTCTTCTAATGCCTTTTCCGACCTCATTGGAACTTTCACCAGTACCCTGCAGAAGACTGCCTACCGCTGCCAGATCAATTTTGGCGATGAAGTAGAAAGAAAGAATGTCTACTCAGCGACGAGGAAGAAATCAAAGTCCTCTAGAAATTCATCTTCCGCAAAGTGGAAACATGTTAGCGAGAAAAATGCAATCAGCTTCGAGGAAGATTATTCGGTAGCTGTAGGAATAGCATGGCAAATAAAGGATTTGCTTGTCATCGAAGATGCTCGTAAAGCAATGCTCGAGTCTTCTGATATTGAGGAGTTGTGCATTGCCTTAAAAGTCGTCTCCCAGACTAGCATACTGCAAGCCATGGACGTGTACCCTGTATTAGCATATACTTCTCTTGCTTTACACATGACTCTTCGGAATCTTGATACGGATGCTCAGATGAATGATACCGAGGCAAGGACCTCTTTGCTTTCCCTCTTGATTCTTTACTCTTCATTACAATCAGATTACTAATTTTTTTTCTTAACAGGATATTCTGGACCAAACAATGGGTCACATTCTAGGCTGTACAGAACAACTATTCCAGGCAGGTGACAATGGAACGTCAGAGACCATAGCTCTAAAGACGCACCTTAGCAAGAAATCAAAAAGAAGAAATTCAAATGACGGTGTTGATGGTTAGTGGAGACGTTGAGTTCATTATGTAGCTCTGCTTATTGTTAGTAAGATTCAATGAAGAATTCTAACATTTGTTATTATGCTTCATGCAGCTTCAGAGGGTCAAAGATCAAAGGAAGGAGGTGTACTGAACAAGGTCAAGATGCTAACTGCGATTCTCAAGTTTATGGTTGAGTCTACAGAGATGGGTCTAGCTTCCCATTTCCACGAAAGAATGTTGAAGTTCACATCTGCGTATCTGAAGTATGCCATCTCCAGTTTCGACCACCATTCAACTGGTAAGTTACAATTCGAGGATGCAGATTTGAAGGACATGATTCTGTGTACAAAAAGCTCGACCAGTTACGCCGGGAAGTTGATAAACCTGGTGATGAGAGAAGCGTCACGCCCTTTGTTTGAAGCTTTTGACCTTGCGAACGACCTGCTTGATCTACTCACCACGGTGGAGATAACGTTAGGCTCGGCTTATGCGTCGAAACTTGTGACAGCTTTAAACCCTTGGATACCAGATTTGGTTCTTGCATTAGGACCTTGTTTCATCAACAACAACATGGAAGAAGAAGAAGAAGATTCATACACCAGCAGATTCAATCACATCAAGCTCTGCTTTCCGACATGGCTTCTTACATGCGCGAAGCTTGAGCTACATGAAATGGATGACACCTCAGAATCATCTCATCTCCAACTCCCGGCACTGAAAAGACTGAGAGATACCATAGTTTCGTTGGTGAAAGGTAACTCAAAAGTGGTTGATGGAATCGGTTACGTTCTTTTGATATGTTCAGCCGTGTGTATAGAGAAGAAAGATTACAGTGCAGTTTTAGGGTTGCTGCGCTTTCTATGTGTGAAGTTGCTTAGTAGGGAAGAAGAAGGAGAAGATAGAGAGTGGAAAGAGCTTGACACAATGTTGGTCTCGCTTCCGAGTATTTACCCAATGATAGAGAGAGAGATTGGTGAAGAAAGAGATGAAGAGGAAGTGAGGAAGCTCGAGGCCGCAAGAGAATTGCTTCTGCCTGTGTGGACCTACCATGTCTATGAAACCGGAAGGTTTCGCATGATGGAGGAGGAAGAAGAATAGATAATGTCGGTTTAGAGCTTTGATGTGTTGTAATATACATTCGTTAGTGTGTTCATTTGAACTCTGAATCTCAATTTGATCCGAGTCTATGTGAATCGACACAAAGACAGAGATTCAACACTTGTATTCTAAGAAAGAATCACACAACTTCTTTTTTTTTTAAAAAAAGAACAAGCAAAAAGGCTTAAAAGGAAGAAAAACACTCTGATATCAAATAACTTTCTGTCCTTACAAATGATGCATTG includes:
- the LOC106296229 gene encoding uncharacterized protein LOC106296229 — translated: MEKRLRSSLKTSAEEFLSSAVKSTLKSSKPSLKTIVNSVKPSSDLSSSLPLALLHSILHHTQSFQNPSTSPSNSPPPKRQRGNGPPGSDSDSDQQQHQILASLQVLSHVLHLCVLSPKKAFSASDLLPAAQALHNSLILFESDPVLCLEVAGVCESWWKEGFIERETLISQLLPFLLSRSLTLKKKVDVHRVYMLREAFALFDFDDEESIGDLRMLLMRCVVSPLYLKTEDGQRFLSFAFGLSRQLMKSGLAVVKAQIPFGRKSVLVGFGGILFRAWREVEDDLRGEIEDGFMQGIVDCAIHAASSAFAASLRKVLGGFITQRTTQGVEKLLFGLAEPMIFRSLQVANSNVRLNALHLLLDLFPMEDPDATKEEKDKLLDKQFYLLEKLMSDECPEVRSVAVEGLCRVFYLFWEVIPSPTITKIITKIFNDMSHESCSEVRLSTVNGITYLLANPQSHGILKVLLPRLGHLMLDSVTSVRVAMVDLLLLLRDVRTFQFNTVVSLDVLLSVLASDQTNVAKGIARLLMPSYFPSRKRAEEACTRCRTLINRNPLAGARFCEFLVSLGATVQSALQLVGFFLNSILSGDDKLEDNQIEGLLLASYYLCKDLVAADSGCMASLKELLPGEKLKSLLAFAPTAQAQSAVFDILAMVSPETVSDVLEDCMSLVVNCGGLPGDEGRQVEMRSVHKLLLSSNAFSDLIGTFTSTLQKTAYRCQINFGDEVERKNVYSATRKKSKSSRNSSSAKWKHVSEKNAISFEEDYSVAVGIAWQIKDLLVIEDARKAMLESSDIEELCIALKVVSQTSILQAMDVYPVLAYTSLALHMTLRNLDTDAQMNDTEDILDQTMGHILGCTEQLFQAGDNGTSETIALKTHLSKKSKRRNSNDGVDASEGQRSKEGGVLNKVKMLTAILKFMVESTEMGLASHFHERMLKFTSAYLKYAISSFDHHSTGKLQFEDADLKDMILCTKSSTSYAGKLINLVMREASRPLFEAFDLANDLLDLLTTVEITLGSAYASKLVTALNPWIPDLVLALGPCFINNNMEEEEEDSYTSRFNHIKLCFPTWLLTCAKLELHEMDDTSESSHLQLPALKRLRDTIVSLVKGNSKVVDGIGYVLLICSAVCIEKKDYSAVLGLLRFLCVKLLSREEEGEDREWKELDTMLVSLPSIYPMIEREIGEERDEEEVRKLEAARELLLPVWTYHVYETGRFRMMEEEEE